From a single Ornithodoros turicata isolate Travis chromosome 8, ASM3712646v1, whole genome shotgun sequence genomic region:
- the LOC135366738 gene encoding leucine-rich repeat-containing protein 15-like isoform X2, translating into MRRKYFEDTQLSDLQTDITSRAMHCFQVSQHIIALLFYFACLWTVTLGRCPNKCLCDDESLRVVCDASSLDVVPITLNPGLKELNLVNNHIKSIMSSFSVYNSLIYLDVSNNQLVTLGRDNFKEQKELKVLLLHQNMISQLENETFNGLGKLETLFLNDNYIEDIPPDVFVPLKKLEKLDLSRNHLTKFNDFAFRGLENLKTLLLRDNKFVTIPSRAFVPLKGLLSLDLGMNSFANIPEEAFVSLKELSELSLDGCGFRTIQVGAFKTLSSLRTLRLHDNDLEEVPTRTFQDIPKLEVLNLGHNKFPRLRSKAFQYLRYLRTVEISGSLTLQAIDRGAFSENADIESVIMTHNPNFNYIDPAAFEALVQLKHINLRGNAFGRFDASLLDWDELKSLDLRDNPLVCNCSALWLWSLLRDRNSTTSPMTSETSLVRCGGGPSGLQEKFLRDLSAGDLGCYDADIRRQIIIGVVAAAAVSFAVIVLLGVRFRERVAGVLKSKWGSGSKEPQYHKTNGEDVDTTICHQAAHQPLKMVPVTEL; encoded by the coding sequence ACCTCCAGACAGACATCACAAGCCGAGCTATGCACTGCTTCCAAGTTTCCCAGCATATCATCGCGCTCCTTTTCTACTTTGCGTGCCTGTGGACCGTTACCTTGGGTCGATGCCCCAATAAGTGCCTGTGCGATGACGAAAGCCTCCGGGTCGTCTGCGACGCCTCATCGCTTGATGTCGTCCCTATCACACTAAATCCTGGACTCAAAGAGCTGAACCTCGTCAACAACCACATCAAAAGCATCATGTCCAGCTTCTCCGTCTACAACAGTCTGATTTACCTGGACGTTTCGAACAACCAACTTGTCACGCTCGGACGAGACAACTTCAAGGAGCAGAAGGAGTTGAAGGTACTCCTGCTTCATCAGAACATGATTTCGCAGCTTGAAAACGAAACATTCAATGGACTAGGTAAACTGGAGACACTGTTCCTAAACGACAACTACATTGAGGATATTCCTCCCGATGTGTTCGTGCCACTCAAGAAGCTGGAAAAGTTGGACCTCTCCAGGAACCATCTGACGAAGTTCAACGACTTCGCTTTTCGTGGGCTGGAAAACTTGAAGACACTTCTTCTGAGAGACAATAAGTTTGTGACCATACCGAGTAGAGCCTTTGTGCCGCTGAAGGGTCTACTCAGTTTGGACCTTGGCATGAACAGCTTCGCCAACATTCCCGAAGAAGCCTTCGTGTCCCTCAAGGAGTTGAGCGAGCTGTCCTTAGACGGCTGTGGGTTCAGGACAATTCAAGTGGGCGCGTTTAAGACGCTGTCTTCGCTTAGAACACTACGTCTTCACGATAATGACCTCGAAGAGGTCCCCACGAGGACTTTCCAAGACATCCCAAAGCTTGAGGTCTTGAACTTGGGACACAACAAGTTTCCGCGACTGCGCTCGAAGGCTTTCCAATACCTCAGGTACTTGAGAACTGTCGAAATTAGCGGTTCGCTGACGCTCCAGGCCATCGACCGTGGCGCATTCTCGGAGAATGCCGATATCGAGTCGGTCATTATGACGCACAACCCAAACTTCAACTACATCGACCCAGCAGCGTTCGAAGCTCTTGTGCAACTCAAGCATATCAACCTACGAGGGAATGCGTTCGGGAGGTTCGACGCCTCTTTACTAGACTGGGACGAGTTGAAGTCGTTGGACCTCAGGGACAACCCTCTAGTCTGCAACTGTAGCGCCCTCTGGCTATGGAGCCTTCTCAGGGACAGGAACTCTACGACGTCGCCGATGACGTCCGAGACGTCTTTAGTCCGCTGTGGCGGCGGACCTTCGGGGCTGCAGGAGAAGTTCTTGCGGGACCTCAGCGCAGGCGACTTGGGCTGCTACGACGCGGACATCAGGCGACAGATCATCATAGGAGTGGTCGCTGCCGCAGCAGTTTCGTTCGCGGTCATCGTCTTACTTGGGGTGAGGTTTCGCGAAAGGGTGGCTGGTGTTCTCAAGAGCAAGTGGGGCAGCGGTAGCAAGGAACCGCAGTACCACAAGACGAACGGGGAAGACGTGGACACAACCATCTGCCACCAGGCGGCGCACCAGCCCTTGAAGATGGTCCCGGTGACGGAACTGTGA
- the LOC135366738 gene encoding leucine-rich repeat-containing protein 15-like isoform X1: MVLASQSCPHRMRRKYFEDTQLSDLQTDITSRAMHCFQVSQHIIALLFYFACLWTVTLGRCPNKCLCDDESLRVVCDASSLDVVPITLNPGLKELNLVNNHIKSIMSSFSVYNSLIYLDVSNNQLVTLGRDNFKEQKELKVLLLHQNMISQLENETFNGLGKLETLFLNDNYIEDIPPDVFVPLKKLEKLDLSRNHLTKFNDFAFRGLENLKTLLLRDNKFVTIPSRAFVPLKGLLSLDLGMNSFANIPEEAFVSLKELSELSLDGCGFRTIQVGAFKTLSSLRTLRLHDNDLEEVPTRTFQDIPKLEVLNLGHNKFPRLRSKAFQYLRYLRTVEISGSLTLQAIDRGAFSENADIESVIMTHNPNFNYIDPAAFEALVQLKHINLRGNAFGRFDASLLDWDELKSLDLRDNPLVCNCSALWLWSLLRDRNSTTSPMTSETSLVRCGGGPSGLQEKFLRDLSAGDLGCYDADIRRQIIIGVVAAAAVSFAVIVLLGVRFRERVAGVLKSKWGSGSKEPQYHKTNGEDVDTTICHQAAHQPLKMVPVTEL, from the coding sequence ACCTCCAGACAGACATCACAAGCCGAGCTATGCACTGCTTCCAAGTTTCCCAGCATATCATCGCGCTCCTTTTCTACTTTGCGTGCCTGTGGACCGTTACCTTGGGTCGATGCCCCAATAAGTGCCTGTGCGATGACGAAAGCCTCCGGGTCGTCTGCGACGCCTCATCGCTTGATGTCGTCCCTATCACACTAAATCCTGGACTCAAAGAGCTGAACCTCGTCAACAACCACATCAAAAGCATCATGTCCAGCTTCTCCGTCTACAACAGTCTGATTTACCTGGACGTTTCGAACAACCAACTTGTCACGCTCGGACGAGACAACTTCAAGGAGCAGAAGGAGTTGAAGGTACTCCTGCTTCATCAGAACATGATTTCGCAGCTTGAAAACGAAACATTCAATGGACTAGGTAAACTGGAGACACTGTTCCTAAACGACAACTACATTGAGGATATTCCTCCCGATGTGTTCGTGCCACTCAAGAAGCTGGAAAAGTTGGACCTCTCCAGGAACCATCTGACGAAGTTCAACGACTTCGCTTTTCGTGGGCTGGAAAACTTGAAGACACTTCTTCTGAGAGACAATAAGTTTGTGACCATACCGAGTAGAGCCTTTGTGCCGCTGAAGGGTCTACTCAGTTTGGACCTTGGCATGAACAGCTTCGCCAACATTCCCGAAGAAGCCTTCGTGTCCCTCAAGGAGTTGAGCGAGCTGTCCTTAGACGGCTGTGGGTTCAGGACAATTCAAGTGGGCGCGTTTAAGACGCTGTCTTCGCTTAGAACACTACGTCTTCACGATAATGACCTCGAAGAGGTCCCCACGAGGACTTTCCAAGACATCCCAAAGCTTGAGGTCTTGAACTTGGGACACAACAAGTTTCCGCGACTGCGCTCGAAGGCTTTCCAATACCTCAGGTACTTGAGAACTGTCGAAATTAGCGGTTCGCTGACGCTCCAGGCCATCGACCGTGGCGCATTCTCGGAGAATGCCGATATCGAGTCGGTCATTATGACGCACAACCCAAACTTCAACTACATCGACCCAGCAGCGTTCGAAGCTCTTGTGCAACTCAAGCATATCAACCTACGAGGGAATGCGTTCGGGAGGTTCGACGCCTCTTTACTAGACTGGGACGAGTTGAAGTCGTTGGACCTCAGGGACAACCCTCTAGTCTGCAACTGTAGCGCCCTCTGGCTATGGAGCCTTCTCAGGGACAGGAACTCTACGACGTCGCCGATGACGTCCGAGACGTCTTTAGTCCGCTGTGGCGGCGGACCTTCGGGGCTGCAGGAGAAGTTCTTGCGGGACCTCAGCGCAGGCGACTTGGGCTGCTACGACGCGGACATCAGGCGACAGATCATCATAGGAGTGGTCGCTGCCGCAGCAGTTTCGTTCGCGGTCATCGTCTTACTTGGGGTGAGGTTTCGCGAAAGGGTGGCTGGTGTTCTCAAGAGCAAGTGGGGCAGCGGTAGCAAGGAACCGCAGTACCACAAGACGAACGGGGAAGACGTGGACACAACCATCTGCCACCAGGCGGCGCACCAGCCCTTGAAGATGGTCCCGGTGACGGAACTGTGA